A genomic region of Colletes latitarsis isolate SP2378_abdomen chromosome 7, iyColLati1, whole genome shotgun sequence contains the following coding sequences:
- the LOC143343589 gene encoding TWiK family of potassium channels protein 18-like isoform X3 — protein MEGDRPPYSSSSRNWQRGSYRGRSGRRRKRRRKSWGERIADWTRTLIAFLFSNVGIVCLVIGYTIAGAFLFTHIEGRNSLDVAGDVIRLRNMTAATLWELTSKENVFSERIWKAKVRAILENYQRKMVTAIKNGYDGAEENKRWSFAGAFLYSLTVITTIGYGNICPKTKWGKVVTIVYAIIGMPLFLLYLSNIGDILAKSFKWTYARCCLCRCRRKPRELTTRGVQRDGVDVRKNHWQLVNMHGREIHATSVDKEVSVESSDDVEESDGNDEDDDGSSSYDPQQVTVPLTLCVAIMVGYIWGGAILFSEWEEWNMLDGSYFCFVSLSTIGFGDIVPGDKIYAAQGFDLSFIFCSMYLMLGMALIAMCFNLMQEEVIAKVRTFVRTVKYIFRCDR, from the exons ATGGAAGGGGATCGGCCACCGTATTCGTCTTCGAGCAGAAACTGGCAGCGTGGAAGTTATCGCGGTCGAAGCGGAAGAAGAAGGAAACGAAGACGGAAATCGTGGGGCGAGAGGATAGCGGACTGGACCAGGACTCTGATAGCCTTCCTCTTCAGCAACGTCGGTATAGTGTGTCTGGTGATCGGATACACTATAGCAGGCGCCTTCCTCTTCACCCACATCGAGGGCAGAAACAGCCTGGACGTCGCCGGAGACGTGATCAGGCTGAGAAACATGACGGCTGCCACCCTCTGGGAACTCACTTCCAAG GAGAACGTGTTCTCCGAGAGGATCTGGAAGGCGAAAGTGCGAGCAATTCTAGAGAACTATCAGAGGAAAATGGTAACGGCCATAAAGAACGGCTACGACGGGGCGGAGGAGAACAAGAGATGGAGCTTCGCGGGAGCGTTTCTCTACTCCCTCACAGTAATCACCACGATCG GTTATGGCAACATTTGCCCCAAGACAAAATGGGGCAAAGTGGTGACCATAGTGTACGCCATAATAGGCATGCCACTTTTTTTGCTGTACCTCAGCAACATCGGCGATATTCTCGCGAAAAGCTTCAAATGGACTTACGCTCGTTGCTGTCTCTGCAG GTGTCGAAGAAAGCCTCGCGAATTGACGACGAGAGGGGTTCAACGCGATGGCGTCGATGTCAGGAAAAATCATTGGCAA TTGGTCAACATGCATGGAAGGGAAATTCATGCGACCAGCGTGGACAAAGAAGTTTCCGTGGAAAGCAGCGACGACGTAGAAGAGAGCGATGGAAATGACGAAGATGATGATGGTAGTAGCAGCTACGATCCACAACAAGTCACGGTTCCCCTAACTCTCTGCGTCGCAATTATGGTTGG ATACATTTGGGGCGGAGCGATCCTGTTCTCCGAGTGGGAGGAGTGGAACATGCTGGACGGCTCTTACTTCTGCTTCGTCTCCTTATCGACCATAGGTTTCGGAGATATAGTCCCGGGCGACAAGATCTACGCGGCTCAAGGCTTCGATTTATCCTTCATCTTCTGTTCCATGTACCTGATGCTCG